DNA sequence from the Oncorhynchus keta strain PuntledgeMale-10-30-2019 chromosome 1, Oket_V2, whole genome shotgun sequence genome:
actgaatctgcaataggtaagcagcttggttgaagaaatcaactgtgggagcaattattaggaaatagaagacatacaagaccactgataatctccctcaatctggggctccacacaatctcaccctgtggggtcaaaatgatcacaagaaccacacagggggacctagtgaatgacctgcagagagctgggaccaaagtaacaaagcctaccatcaataacacactacgccgccagggactcatcctgcagtgccagacgtgtccccctgcttaagccagtacatgtccaggcccgtctgaagtttgctagagaacatttggatgatccagaagaagattgggagaatgtcatatggtcagatgaaaccaaaatataactttttggtaaaaactcaattcgtcgtgtttggaggacaaagaatgctgagttgcatccaaagaacaccatacctactgtgaagcatgggggtggaaatatcatgctttggggctgtttttctgcaaagggaacaggacgactgattcatgtaaaggaaagaatgaatggggccatgtatcgtgagattttgagtgaaaacctccttccatcagcaagggcattgaagatgaaacgtagctgggtctttcagcatgacaatggcaatgtagtggcttcgtaagaagcatttcaaggtcctggagtggcctagccagtctccagatctcaaccccatagaaaatctttggagggagttgaaagtccgtgttgcccagcaacagccccaaaacatcactgctctagaggagatctgcatggaggaatgggccaaaataccagcaacagtgtgtgaaaaccttgtgaagacttacagaaaacgtttgacctctgtcattgccaacaaagggtatataacaaagtattgagaaacttttgttattgaccaaatacttattttccaccataatttgcaaataaattcattaaaaatcctacaatgtgattttctggattttttttttctcttctcattttgtctgtcatagttgaagtatacctatgagagaggcctgtaattttcatcacctatttaagtgggagaacttgcacaattggtggctgactaaagacttttttgccccactgtatatatttggaCTTATTTAatccttttttggttactacgtgattccatagttttgatgtcttccctattattcaacaatgtagaaaataataaagaaaaacccttgaatgagaagggtcctgtatatatacttttgACTGGTcttgtatatatacatacatacagtatcagtcaaaagtttggacacacctactcattcatgtgttttttttctttatttttactattttctgtagtgtagaataatagtgaagacatcaaaactatggaatcacgcagtaaccaaaaaatgattaaacaaatcaagatatatttgagattcttccaagtagccaccctttgccttgatgacagctttgcacacaggcactgcatctcagtgctagaggtgtcattacagaccctggttcgatcccggagTGTATCGCaactggccgtgatcgggagactcatagggcggcgcacaattggcccagcatcgtcctggttaggggaggttttggccggggtaggccagtgtaaaataagaatttgttcttaactgacttgcctagttaaaggttaaattaaaatagTGCTTCATATCATGATGATACTCGTCTCGATCAGTGAGAGAAGATTTGAAATGGACAAGATGGCGGCATACACATTTTCAGGTTACTTCATGTAGTaaaacttttatttttatttttttaactgagcattttctaaattcaaacGAATCCCCTGCAACTAGACGTGGAAGTTTAGAAGACACATTTTCTTCCAAGTCGGGAATTTGGTCAAATTCTCTGCTATGCTTAACTTTACCTACCTAATTACTCCTATCAGCCATCTggaacagtaataacagtaggaCTATGCTGTATTTTTAATAGCTGCTTCAACAGCACCTAAGAAACCCCCCTCCCCAgcacctagtgtgtgtgtgtgtgtgtgtgtgtgtgtgtgtgtgtgtgtgtgtgtgtgtgtgtgtgtgtgcgcacactgAGGTTTGACAGATTTGCAAGGTTTGAACTGTGATGGCAGATACTGATAACATGGGATCAACTATCCTCTTGTAGACCTTTTAGTAATACGTGCAATGCAAATAATTGACTCGTTTTGGTTGGTTACTGGAAATCATTCTTGTCGGCCTGATTTTTAAAAAGCCAATGTCCATGTTAGTCTGTTTATTCATCCCCATAAAATCAGGCCTTTGTTTAATCCATCATTCATGCAATTCATTAAAGCAATTGGTGATCTTAAACATTTATTAGTTATTGCCAGGTGTTTGGTGGTGAACCTACCCATAATGAATATCATAAAGGAATGGTTTAGGAGTACAGAATGGATTTATGTTGTGGTTTTACAACATggctatttattattattattattattattattattattattattatgattagtTATCATTTTTTTTACAAATCTAATTGAAAAAATAGAAACACCATTTGACAAGTCCTAGTATCCATCATTACACAGTGATGTCTTTCCTTATGAGATTGACACCCTCCAGCTATTTGGCTTAGGCCTATGGACTTTGTCCACGCAGTGCTGACATTGCACAAACTTGATACTGCCTCGAATCAATGAAGATATGAACAGTTTACGGGCCCATATTAACCTATGTCTTATCTCATCTGGCCTTTTACATGTGGTCTATTCTATCAATATTTTGTGTGTAATCCTTCATGTATCAGTTTACACATCCATTCATGCTTTCATACGATTTTACGTTGCACAGTTGCAGTTACAGAAGACCCAGTATTTGCAACTAGGGCAGAATCGTGGACAGTACTATGGAGGCTCACTGCCCAATGTCAATCAGATTGGAAATAGCAACATTGACCTGCCTTTTCAGGTGAGCTCACAGCTTCTCTATCAGTTGGTAAAATGATGTTTTTAATTTGCGTGATACAACAATTAAATCTCACCTGAGGGAAATTTTATCTTTCAGAGCTTCCATGAAAGGCTAAGATTCACCCTTGCGTTACCCTATATTGTTAACAAGAATCCAATTCAAGGAACTTCTTTAGTAGTTTACAATTTTGAAGACTCGTCCTGCCGTATCAGTATTGATCCACTGCATTTGTCTGGAAAACCAAGTCTCAGAAGAAAGCTAAATTTGAGCTTCAGACACTCTCACCCCATCTTGAAATGTTTAAAAAGATTCCTAAAAAACACATACAAGGAGCCTTTGTCATTGCTTTCTATATCATGACTCTTCATTTattttaaacatttttgctaacTTGAGTATGAGGGCCCATAGCTTGACCCATTTTGAAATGAATACATTTGCACCATATTATATCAAGACatttttaatttacatttttttgtgtgttttcaaATGCCCAATTTTTCTTTGTATGGTTGATTTTGGCTAATCCTGTCCAGAATTCCGCTTTGGACACCAGTCGGTCGACCAGGCATCACGGGCTGGTGGACCGTGTTTACCGCGATCGGAACCGTATAACCTCGCCCCATCGCCGGCCCCTCTCTGTGGACAAACATGGCCGCCAGATATCCTTTGTCTGCACTCAGCTTATTTTGGATTTGAACAGAATGGTCTTTTACAAAACTTTTTGACTTAATTAGTACTTGTTTTAAAACGGCGTGTGTCATTGTCAGATCATGCTTAGTTAGACTTTACACTTCAGTAGATGAATGCTGATCGTTAACTTGACCATTCAATTATATAGGTTTGATTTTATATTGCACCACCATTTTTGTCCTTAACTGAGGTCCACATTGACAGCTGCCCCTATAGCTCCGTGTACCTCTCACCCCCACCGGATACCAGTTGGAGGAGGTATGTCATTAATGTCCtcctattaaaaaaaaaatcctaataAACaagttttcttttttttgttgcaatttCATCTACATTCAGGAAAAACACAGTACATGCAATGTCTTTGTAAATTGCAATTTTTCAAATAGAAATGGCATGCTCAATTGAACtgatattatttttttttacccagaGTCTGACATAGCATGCCAGATATGAGGTTGAGGAATAGGGGTCACAGAGACATTTTGTTGACCTTCCTTTGTTCTAATGCCACAGGACAAACTCTGACTCAGCACTACACCAGaacaccatgaaccctgtgcccCAGGATGCGTTTGCAGGGGGATCACAAGAGCTACAGCCTAAACGAGGTAATGGAGGATTCAGTTACATGGACAAGGAACAGCTTCTATTTATTCATGCCTGATTCAATTTATTCATGTTTGAATCCACATGTCCATGAAAGGATAAGCCCACTGAAATCGTCTGGATAATTTATGACATGAAGGTGTTGTGTTCCACTAACAGTTTTTGTCCATGTTGGAGCAGCTCTTCTCTTTCGGTGAAGCGATCAAATTTTGATTTGTGTTCAACCAACCACTGCTTACTGATGAGGGAAAGATTGTTGTAGTATCTTGAATTATATTGTGCTAAACAAAGTCATTTTCTTGAAGGGAACTTATCTCCTCTGGGAATGGTCTCAATTGAAATTCCTCAAGATGACACGTGAAAATAGAGCTATAATATGGTCTTCTGAAAAGTATCTAGCTACCTGTCATGGAGATCTACCTGTTGTTTTTACTGTCCCCAAAACGATTATGCAGTTTAATTTCACTACAGGAAGAATGCTACACTTAAAATAATGCAATGTGGGTTGATTCGAATTGAGCTTAGTACCTTCAATTGTCATTTATTTGACTCTTTTCCCCTTGTAGTGCTGCTGCTTACAGTGCCTGGGACTGAGGAGTCTGAATCAGATGCAGACAAGGATACACAGTGGGATAACAAAAAGGTAAAGGAGCGGACATGTAGCCTAGTTGTATCAGTGCTTGCTCAccgttattttatttatttactgagTGTACTTTCACTCTAGAATGACTCATCAAGAACCAAGTCCTGCGAAGTCCCTGGGATCAAGTGAGTAATTGCTGCATCATTCATCTGAATATGGTGCTCCGGCAGGACCGTACCATGTAGAAAGGTGCTTTGTGAGAAAGAGCTGTCCAGGGCATGCTTAGAATGAATTATGTCCAAAGATGGAGAGAACATGGGTCAGTGTGAGAGAGGACCTATGACACCATATGACTAGCAGCTGTTATTTCAACACACACAACAATGAGAAATGTCATCATTCATAAAAACCAACCAATAGAATTAATTTTATAATGGATTTTCTTTTGCTGTTTTAGGAAATATGTATACCTTTTTTCTTTCTCCCCTCTAGTATATTTCCATCACCAGATCAGGAAGTGAACACGTCATTGATCCCGGCCACGCTCAATACGGGAGGCTCCCTGCCTGATCTGACCAACATCCAGTTCCCCCCACCGCTGCCCACTCCGCTGGATCCAGACGACACTGTGGCGTTTCCTTCCCTTAGCTCATCCAACAGCACAGGCAACCTGACCACCAACCTCACCCACCTCGGCATCAGTGCAGCCAGCCACGGTAAGTCATCGATGGCGAAATGAATGTGGCAGATTTTAAAGGTGTATATGATATTCAGATAAAAATGTAACCAAGGATACTCTACGGATTTTTATAAAAGCACCAAGAAAGTTCTGTAACCACCTGGTAttgcatctgaccgtaaggcgccacagagggtagtgtgtacggcccagtacatcactggggtcaagcttcctgacatccagagCCTacatactaggcggtgtcagaggaaggcccacaaaactgtcaaagactccagtcacccaagtcatagactgttcgcacggcaagcggtaccggagtgccaagtctaggaccaaacggctccttaacagcttctacccccaagctataagattgctggacaattaatcaaatggccacccgtactatttacattgacccccaattacctcgactaacctctacccctgcacattgactctgtaccggtaccccctgtatatagcctcgttattgttattttataaaaaaaaatcactttagtttatttagtaaataattTCTTAGCTCTATTTCTTGTTCTGCATTGTTGTTtgtgggcttgtaagtaagcatttcacggtaaggtttacacctgtatgtgacaaataagatttgatttgtaAGGGAGTATTTATCTTTTGCCAAGCTAATCCATCTAAGTGACAGGTTCGACATTTGAAGAAGCTGcttaaacagcatgctcattacacaggtgcaccttgtgctggggacaataaatgtgcagttttgtcacacaacacaatgcctcagatgtctcaagttttgagggagcgtgcaattggcatgctgactgcaggaatgtccaccagagctgtttccagataaGAGAATTTGGAGAGCGAGACCAcgtgtaactcagtaaaatattatAAATTATTacatgtagtgtatttgaggaaGAACCATTCATTCAATACTGAAAAGATTTCACAGAATGATTATGCAACAAGTTACAGAAACTGCATTTTCCAAGCTTAGGAACGCTAGATGGGTGGGTACTTTATTACATAGTGATTGGCATATGTAGACGATTGCCAAAGTCAGAATCTGTTCAATGTAGTTGTGAAAAATGTTGCGTAGCATTGCAGAAATGTACATTGCAGAAATGTTATGTTGCACTGCAATGCCCAAAATGAGTTTTGCTGTACTTCAGAGAAGTCACTTGTGCCTGTCCTGTTGTGTCTTGGCAGGGATCACTACCACCTCTCAGCCTACCATGACTGTGGCGGCCCAGCGTAGGCAGCCCACCCTGATCCCCCTAACCCTCAATGCAGACCCCCAGCCACAGCAGTCACCGCAGCAGCTCTCCCCCACGCTGTCGCCCCCTCTCAACATCCAGGTGAGTAGACCCAACGTTACCATGCTCTCCAATCCCTGGACAGCAGGGCTAAGCATTATTACATGGACAAAAACCTAAACGTCCCTTGTTGAATACAATTATATTTTAACTTTGCTCTACCGATTGTCCGTGGGGTTGGCTTTTTTATATAGGGCacattttataatggagttggCTAAACAACTATGTAGACAGAAATTAAATTTGAACTCAACCTTAACTTCAAAAGGAGCACTGGTGGAAGTATTTTTCTCTTACATGGCTAAATCCCAATTTGGAGGTGAGCAAGCTCTTCCTGGCAGATGTAGTTTGGCCTTGTTTCCTGGAATGACTCGGCTAGCAAATATCCCTCAAGTAATTTAGTGCTTTCAATTGCTCAAAGTAGGCATTCGATCACAATTCTCAGAGTGTGAGCTACTTTCAAATGGAAAACAATAATCCAGTCTCGACTGTTACCTGTTCTGACCATGACCTAAGAAAATCTTTATACAACATACTGGGCAAAACCTAGATCCTCACAAGATATTCAGCCACTCTTGtaatactgagtgtacaaaacattaaggacaccttccggATATGTCTTGGaacctagggctgtggcggtcatgaaattcTGTCATCCGGTGATTGTCAatcaaataactgccggtctcacgaTAATTGACCCTTAATTAACATAAACAAatgtagcatctcctggcttccacgcatAGCCTACTAGCCACTGGTGTAGACCTTGGAAcatgt
Encoded proteins:
- the LOC118388316 gene encoding CREB-regulated transcription coactivator 1-like isoform X2, whose translation is MASSNNPRKFSEKIALHNQKQAEETAAFEEVMKDLNITRAARLQLQKTQYLQLGQNRGQYYGGSLPNVNQIGNSNIDLPFQNSALDTSRSTRHHGLVDRVYRDRNRITSPHRRPLSVDKHGRQIDSCPYSSVYLSPPPDTSWRRTNSDSALHQNTMNPVPQDAFAGGSQELQPKRVLLLTVPGTEESESDADKDTQWDNKKNDSSRTKSCEVPGINIFPSPDQEVNTSLIPATLNTGGSLPDLTNIQFPPPLPTPLDPDDTVAFPSLSSSNSTGNLTTNLTHLGISAASHGITTTSQPTMTVAAQRRQPTLIPLTLNADPQPQQSPQQLSPTLSPPLNIQAVAMEALTLEQQLSQYAFFSQLTVQAQAQVLNDLQQQALPQGIRLITLATTTAPTATQSSPDSQIQTPASINVNSHIPVVGSIFGDSFYDPQLASRQTNALSHQLEQFNMIENPISSNSLYSQCSTLNYTQAAMMGLTGSSLHDSQQLGYSSHGNIPNIILTVTGESPPSLSKELTNSLAGVGDVSFDADSPFPLDELKIDPLTLDGLHMLNDPDMVLADPATEDTFRMDRL